A genomic stretch from Capricornis sumatraensis isolate serow.1 chromosome 4, serow.2, whole genome shotgun sequence includes:
- the AVPR1A gene encoding vasopressin V1a receptor produces MDSMRFSGSPSAGPASNSSRWWPLDAGGANTSGDSEALGEDGGPQADTRNEELAKLEIAVLAVIFVVAVLGNSSVLLALHRTPRKTSRMHLFIRHLSLADLAVAFFQVLPQLGWDITYRFRGPDGLCRVVKHMQVFAMFASAYMLVVMTADRYIAVCHPLKTLQQPARRSRLMIAAAWVLSFVLSTPQYFVFSVVEVSNVTKTYDCWANFIQPWGLPAYVTWMTGSVFVAPVVILGTCYGFICYHIWRNVRGKTAGRQGTGAPAEGAGEGALHRGVLHARCVSSVKTISRAKIRTVKMTFVIVTAYIVCWAPFFIIQMWSAWDKNFSWVESENPATAIPALLASLNSCCNPWIYMFFSGHLLQDCAQSFPCCQNVKRTFTREDSDSMSRRQTSFTNNRSPTNSMGTWKDSPKSSKSIKFIPVST; encoded by the exons ATGGACAGCATGCGATTCTCCGGGAGCCCCAGCGCGGGGCCCGCGAGTAACTCCAGCCGGTGGTGGCCTCTGGATGCGGGAGGTGCCAACACCAGCGGGGACTCGGAGGCGCTCGGGGAAGACGGCGGCCCGCAGGCGGACACGCGCAACGAGGAGCTGGCCAAGCTGGAGATTGCCGTGCTGGCCGTGATTTTCGTGGTGGCCGTGCTGGGTAACAGCAGTGTGCTGCTGGCGCTGCACCGCACGCCTCGCAAGACGTCCCGCATGCACCTCTTCATCCGCCACCTCAGCCTGGCCGACCTGGCCGTCGCCTTCTTCCAGGTGCTGCCCCAGCTGGGCTGGGACATCACCTACCGTTTCCGCGGACCCGACGGGCTGTGCCGCGTGGTGAAGCACATGCAGGTGTTCGCCATGTTCGCCTCGGCCTACATGCTGGTGGTCATGACGGCCGATCGCTACATCGCCGTGTGCCACCCGCTGAAGACTCTGCAGCAGCCCGCGCGCCGCTCTCGCCTCATGATCGCCGCCGCCTGGGTGCTGAGTTTCGTGCTGAGCACCCCGCAGTACTTCGTCTTCTCCGTGGTCGAGGTGAGCAACGTCACCAAGACCTACGACTGCTGGGCCAACTTCATCCAGCCCTGGGGTCTCCCGGCCTACGTGACCTGGATGACCGGCAGCGTGTTCGTGGCGCCCGTGGTCATCCTGGGCACCTGCTACGGTTTCATCTGCTACCACATCTGGCGCAACGTCCGCGGAAAGACAGCGGGGCGCCAGGGCACGGGCGCCCCCGCCGAGGGCGCGGGAGAAGGCGCCTTGCACCGAGGAGTCCTGCACGCACGGTGTGTGAGCAGCGTGAAGACCATTTCCCGCGCCAAGATCCGCACCGTGAAAATGACCTTCGTGATCGTGACGGCCTACATCGTTTGCTGGGCGCCCTTCTTCATCATCCAGATGTGGTCCGCCTGGGACAAGAATTTCTCCTGGGTCG AGTCAGAAAACCCAGCCACCGCCATCCCTGCATTACTGGCTTCCTTGAATAGTTGCTGCAACCCCTGGATATACATGTTTTTTAGTGGCCATCTCTTGCAAGACTGTGCCCAAAGCTTCCCATGCTGCCAAAACGTGAAACGAACGTTCACCAGAGAAGATTCAGACAGTATGAGCCGAAGACAGACTTCCTTCACTAACAACCGAAGCCCCACCAACAGTATGGGAACATGGAAAGACTCGCCTAAATCTTCCAAGTCCATCAAATTCATTCCTGTTTCAACCTGA